One genomic window of Solanum dulcamara chromosome 12, daSolDulc1.2, whole genome shotgun sequence includes the following:
- the LOC129875705 gene encoding uncharacterized protein LOC129875705, translating to MVNDKWLDVMPVTPITHLASTGSDHCPLLLECVNRQVKTIKYFKFLQCWVDNDAFLDTVKTCWERPIEGSPIRRFHQKLKRVSNTLSNWSRQQYGDIFTTMKDFEEKVRNVEDSIINDNSESNRTNLSLINTQYSRYLKVEQSIFKQKTQLQWFKDGDANSKYFHAIIRGRRRRLYIHSISDEKENIIQGDEDIAKAACDHFVKIFIGDNKIINEEVISCIPRSVTEQQNLLSALPTK from the coding sequence ATGGTGAATGATAAGTGGTTGGATGTTATGCCTGTAACCCCTATTACTCATCTAGCTTCCACAGGATCTGACCATTGTCCTCTTCTCTTGGAGTGTGTTAACAGACAAGTCAAAACCATCAAGTACTTCAAGTTCCTGCAATGCTGGGTGGACAATGATGCTTTCTTAGACACTGTGAAGACATGTTGGGAGAGACCTATTGAAGGGAGCCCTATCAGAAGATTTcatcaaaaactgaaaagagtCTCAAACACTCTTAGCAATTGGTCTAGACAGCAGTATGGGGATATTTTTACCACCATGAAAGACTTTGAAGAGAAAGTCAGGAATGTTGAGGATTCCATCATCAATGACAACTCTGAATCAAATAGAACCAATCTCAGTCTTATCAATACACAGTATAGTAGGTACCTAAAGGTTGAACAATCCATCTTTAAACAAAAAACACAATTGCAGTGGTTTAAGGATGGGGATGCCAactccaagtactttcatgctattataaGGGGAAGAAGAAGGAGGTTATATATTCATAGCATCAGTGATGAGAAGGAGAATATTATTCAAGGGGATGAAGATATAGCCAAGGCTGCATGTGACCATTTTGTAAAGATTTTCATTGGAGACAACAAAATTATCAATGAGGAAGTTATCAGTTGCATTCCTAGGAGTGTCACTGAGCAACAAAACCTGTTGAGTGCCTTACCAACAAAATAG